The Scytonema hofmannii PCC 7110 nucleotide sequence GCAGAGCGCGGAAAATCCTCAATGGGTTGGTTTTACGGTTTCAAACTGCATCTGATATGCAATGAAAAAGGCGAACTTTTATCTTTTTATGTAACGAAAGGAAATGTGGACGATAGAAATCCAAAACATATCAAGAAGATGACCAAGCAACTGTTTGGAAAATTGTTTGNNNNNNNNNNATCTTTCAAAAGCCTTGTGGGAGATGCTTTTTGCAGATGGAATTCAGCTCTTTACGAAACTTAGAAAGAATATGAAAAATCATATTATGAGTATGGAAGACAAGATTTTGCTCAGAAAAAGAGCTATT carries:
- a CDS encoding transposase, whose protein sequence is MDSTTLKVCRNQRIHNHKVFKGLAERGKSSMGWFYGFKLHLICNEKGELLSFYVTKGNVDDRNPKHIKKMTKQLFGKLF